One Methylocaldum marinum DNA window includes the following coding sequences:
- a CDS encoding carbon-nitrogen hydrolase family protein, with amino-acid sequence MPSRAFRLAAAQYDIGFLRNWDDYSARIARWIAEAAGNGAKMLLFPEYFSMELASLFPEEVYKSLSRQLTEMQTLLPDFVMLFSDMAEQHGVYIIAGSFPIRLADGRYRNRSFLFRPDGTTDHQDKLQMTRFENEHWLITGGEEIKTLDTEFGRIGINICYDSEFPMIARKQVEAGADLILVPSCTDTKAGYHRVRIGCQARALENQCYVVQSPTVGLAPWSEAVDVNIGSAGIYTPVDYGYPDNGILAIGELDQTQWVYADIDLASIAHIRQTGQVFNYRDWPGQFRYA; translated from the coding sequence ATGCCATCTCGAGCATTCCGTTTGGCTGCCGCGCAATACGATATCGGCTTTCTCAGGAACTGGGACGATTATTCCGCCAGGATCGCCCGCTGGATTGCCGAGGCCGCGGGGAACGGCGCCAAGATGTTACTGTTTCCCGAATACTTCAGCATGGAGTTGGCGTCCCTTTTTCCGGAAGAGGTCTACAAATCGCTGTCCAGACAACTGACGGAAATGCAGACCCTGCTGCCGGATTTCGTAATGCTCTTCTCGGACATGGCCGAGCAGCACGGTGTTTACATCATCGCCGGTTCATTTCCGATTCGGCTGGCGGACGGGCGCTACCGAAACCGGTCATTTTTGTTCCGTCCAGATGGAACGACCGATCATCAGGACAAGCTTCAAATGACGCGGTTCGAAAACGAGCATTGGCTGATTACCGGTGGCGAGGAAATCAAGACTCTGGACACCGAGTTCGGACGGATCGGCATCAATATTTGCTACGACAGCGAGTTTCCGATGATCGCTCGCAAGCAGGTCGAAGCCGGAGCGGATTTGATTCTGGTACCGAGCTGTACCGATACCAAGGCAGGTTATCACCGGGTCCGTATCGGCTGCCAGGCGCGCGCTCTGGAAAATCAATGTTACGTCGTGCAATCGCCCACGGTGGGTCTAGCGCCCTGGTCGGAGGCCGTGGATGTCAATATCGGTTCCGCCGGGATCTACACCCCGGTGGATTACGGCTATCCGGACAACGGCATACTCGCCATCGGCGAACTCGATCAAACCCAATGGGTGTATGCCGATATCGATCTGGCGTCGATCGCCCATATTCGCCAAACCGGACAGGTATTCAATTATCGCGACTGGCCGGGCCAGTTTCGCTACGCTTGA